In Thiovibrio frasassiensis, one DNA window encodes the following:
- a CDS encoding DUF1844 domain-containing protein, with protein MTENEKNEKKCPEGYVRQGCNCVLPEVTFTTLVMSLNSSALYHMGEIQDPETGQAGNDLALAKHTISTLQLLKDRTRGNLTDKEEELLGHVLADLKLRYVKASS; from the coding sequence ATGACCGAAAATGAGAAAAACGAAAAAAAGTGCCCCGAGGGGTATGTTCGGCAAGGGTGCAACTGCGTGCTGCCGGAGGTAACCTTTACCACCCTGGTCATGTCGTTGAACAGCTCGGCGCTCTATCATATGGGAGAGATCCAGGATCCGGAAACCGGGCAGGCCGGCAACGATCTTGCCCTGGCCAAGCACACCATCAGCACCTTGCAGTTGCTGAAGGACCGGACCAGGGGCAACTTGACCGACAAGGAGGAAGAGCTCCTCGGTCATGTGCTTGCCGATTTGAAGCTGCGGTATGTGAAGGCCAGCAGCTGA